The following proteins come from a genomic window of Pararhodobacter sp.:
- a CDS encoding DsbA family protein: MTRLPFPVAAFSAALFLAASPLAAQTAPMSDEDRAAFGAEVRAYLLANPEVIFEAVAEFERRTAEAQSGMDNTLVEINAEEIFADGHSWVGGNLDGDLTLVEFMDYRCSFCRRAQPQMAEFLSTDGNVRLIIKEFPILGPQSEVMSRFAVAVHQQGTDAQYEEAHERLMAWEGDFTETSARLLAEELGASVEDVIGAMNSDAVSAVLTANRELAQRLQISGTPTFVMGGLEGGELLRGYMPADEMQGIAAQLRG; this comes from the coding sequence ATGACCCGTCTGCCGTTTCCCGTCGCCGCCTTCAGCGCTGCCTTGTTCCTCGCCGCCAGCCCGCTGGCCGCTCAAACCGCGCCGATGTCCGACGAGGATCGCGCCGCCTTTGGCGCCGAGGTCCGCGCCTATCTGCTGGCAAACCCCGAAGTCATCTTCGAGGCCGTCGCAGAATTCGAGCGCCGCACCGCCGAGGCACAATCGGGCATGGACAACACCTTGGTTGAGATCAACGCCGAGGAAATCTTTGCCGACGGGCATTCCTGGGTTGGTGGCAATCTGGATGGCGACCTGACCTTGGTCGAATTCATGGACTATCGCTGCAGCTTTTGCCGCCGCGCGCAGCCGCAAATGGCGGAATTCCTCAGCACCGACGGCAATGTGCGCCTGATCATCAAGGAATTCCCGATTCTTGGTCCACAATCCGAGGTCATGAGCCGCTTTGCGGTCGCCGTGCACCAGCAAGGCACCGACGCGCAATATGAGGAAGCCCATGAGCGCCTGATGGCGTGGGAGGGCGATTTCACGGAAACCAGCGCGCGCTTGTTGGCCGAAGAACTGGGGGCCTCGGTCGAGGACGTGATCGGCGCAATGAACAGCGACGCTGTCTCGGCCGTTCTCACCGCCAACCGCGAATTGGCGCAGCGTTTGCAGATCAGCGGCACGCCGACATTCGTGATGGGTGGCCTCGAGGGTGGCGAATTGCTGCGCGGCTATATGCCGGCTGACGAAATGCAGGGCATTGCAGCGCAATTGCGTGGCTGA
- a CDS encoding N-acetylmuramoyl-L-alanine amidase, translated as MTQGRGMVRLRRRFSTGSRFSTGGLAVLALVLLIAAISPARAQSDGSDALGGLARVAGVIDVQASWRSLAVTLPLTQPVPWRTRLLADPPRALIDFHTVDWAGVDLDAIALPTPARAIRVGAAGGGWSRLVIELSTPMGFSEAGMATNPETGGAVVSLRLSPISEAEFADQAARLLAATAPLGVDTSADVTPRAPLGQRRTLVVLDPGHGGVDPGALHNGVSEAETMLTFARELATALRRTGRYEVAMTRDSNVFVSLEARITVAHLAQADVFLSLHADALEDGQARGATLYTLADEASDEASAMLAERHDRDDLLGAGVDLTGTDDTITSILMSLARTETTPATHALARALVAAIQGADLRMHRHPWQQAAFSVLKSASVPSALLEVGFLSNDRDRGRLMNPEWRAQMVAALIAGLDVWVAEEAAQAALRRR; from the coding sequence ATGACACAGGGGCGAGGCATGGTCCGATTGAGGCGCAGGTTTTCCACAGGCAGTCGGTTTTCCACAGGCGGTCTGGCGGTGCTCGCACTGGTGTTGCTGATCGCCGCGATCAGCCCGGCGCGCGCGCAGTCCGATGGGTCCGACGCGCTGGGCGGGTTGGCGCGTGTGGCGGGCGTGATCGACGTGCAGGCGTCGTGGCGCAGTCTGGCGGTCACACTGCCCTTGACGCAACCGGTCCCGTGGCGCACGCGGTTGTTGGCCGATCCACCCCGCGCGCTGATCGACTTTCACACGGTTGATTGGGCCGGGGTTGATCTTGATGCGATTGCGCTGCCGACCCCTGCGCGCGCCATTCGGGTCGGCGCGGCGGGCGGTGGCTGGAGCAGACTGGTCATCGAACTCAGCACGCCGATGGGGTTTTCCGAGGCCGGCATGGCCACGAACCCGGAAACCGGCGGTGCGGTTGTCTCGCTGCGCCTGTCGCCGATATCCGAGGCAGAGTTCGCCGACCAAGCCGCACGACTGTTGGCGGCAACCGCACCGCTGGGTGTCGATACCTCGGCGGATGTCACACCCCGCGCACCTCTGGGGCAGCGCCGCACCTTGGTGGTTTTGGACCCCGGGCATGGCGGCGTCGATCCCGGGGCCCTGCATAACGGTGTCAGCGAAGCGGAAACCATGCTGACCTTCGCCCGCGAACTGGCGACGGCGCTGCGTCGAACCGGTCGCTATGAGGTGGCGATGACCCGTGACAGCAACGTTTTTGTCTCGCTCGAAGCCCGGATCACGGTTGCGCATCTGGCGCAGGCCGATGTGTTCTTGTCACTTCATGCCGATGCCCTGGAGGACGGGCAGGCGCGGGGCGCGACGCTGTACACACTGGCGGATGAAGCCAGCGATGAAGCCTCGGCCATGTTGGCAGAGCGCCACGACCGCGATGATCTGCTGGGGGCGGGGGTTGATCTGACGGGCACCGATGACACGATCACCTCGATCCTGATGTCGCTGGCCCGCACAGAAACCACGCCCGCGACTCATGCGTTGGCGCGTGCCCTGGTCGCCGCGATTCAGGGGGCAGATCTGCGAATGCACCGTCACCCATGGCAACAAGCGGCGTTTTCGGTGCTCAAGTCGGCGTCGGTGCCCTCGGCACTGCTGGAGGTCGGCTTCTTGTCGAATGATCGCGACCGCGGGCGGCTGATGAACCCGGAGTGGCGCGCGCAAATGGTTGCGGCGTTGATCGCGGGGCTCGATGTCTGGGTCGCCGAGGAAGCCGCGCAGGCGGCGTTGCGACGGCGATAG
- a CDS encoding penicillin-binding protein 1A, whose amino-acid sequence MTRAILSFFGGLFSFLVLGLFFGALTVGGVIWVYTHDLPSTEQLANYSPPMISRIYSGEGQLIDEFANERRLFTPIEDIPPLLRAAFISAEDRLFYEHEGFNPMAMVAAFRDAVVSRGRNVRGASTITQQVMKNFLLSSDRTIERKIREIILAWRVEQSLSKDQILELYLNEIFLGQNSFGVAAAAQTYFNKTLEELTLEEMAFLAALPQAPSEYHPVRARERVTARRNWIIGQMVENGYITEEDSAAARATPLNTVQGGEIQSFRESLPERDYFTDEIRRQLSSSFGEEEFFSGGLSIRATIQPDLQIVAAHALQRALEDFDRAGGEWRGTGIRLEPEQLADEASWRAGLAEADLPRDITLDNPWYPAVVLEVTPDRARVGIESIDEIGQIDRPDIDWLPGSLSDTLDVGDVVLVRAVTSDTDGSFVRWSLRQVPEVQGAFMAMDVNTGRVIAIQGGFSYQASGFNRATQAMRQPGSAFKPFVYAAALDSGFTPATIVIDAPIEIDTGDGIWRPQNANHDFLGPTPVRTGIEQSRNLMTIRLAQEVGMEVVAGYAERFGVYDRLQPFLANSLGAQETTLYRVVAAYAMFANGGERVEPTLVDRVQDRWGRTVYRHDQRQCIECSEPDLPAGQAPWIASQRQRVMDPITAYQLTSMLQGVVQRGTATRVRLPVPVAGKTGTTNDSRDVWFVGYTSTIVAGCYIGYDRPRSLGRRASGGGTCAPVFTEFMREAIETYGGGRFEVPPGGRFIRINRYTGERLSDDATGEEVVAEYFRDGEEPVFGIDALIDGGFVMGGSMPVFAPDAEDPPLYTEDGTQVGTETTGTGAVILLPDGASFGTLSAGGLY is encoded by the coding sequence GTGACCCGAGCGATCTTGTCCTTTTTCGGCGGCCTGTTCAGCTTTCTTGTGCTGGGCCTGTTTTTTGGTGCGCTGACGGTGGGTGGCGTGATCTGGGTCTATACGCATGATCTGCCCTCGACCGAGCAACTGGCCAATTACAGCCCGCCGATGATCAGCCGGATCTACTCTGGCGAGGGGCAATTGATCGACGAATTCGCCAATGAGCGCCGTCTGTTCACCCCCATCGAAGATATTCCGCCGCTGCTGCGCGCGGCGTTCATCTCGGCCGAGGATCGCCTCTTTTATGAACACGAGGGCTTCAATCCGATGGCCATGGTCGCCGCGTTTCGCGACGCCGTGGTGTCGCGCGGGCGCAACGTGCGCGGCGCGTCGACCATCACGCAGCAGGTGATGAAGAACTTCTTGCTGTCATCCGACCGCACGATTGAACGCAAGATCCGCGAGATCATTCTGGCGTGGCGCGTTGAGCAATCACTGAGCAAAGACCAGATTCTGGAACTCTACCTCAACGAAATTTTCCTGGGTCAGAACTCGTTCGGCGTGGCCGCAGCGGCGCAAACCTATTTCAACAAGACGTTGGAAGAATTGACGTTGGAGGAAATGGCGTTTCTGGCGGCCCTTCCACAGGCCCCGTCCGAATATCACCCGGTGCGCGCCCGTGAGCGCGTCACGGCCCGGCGCAACTGGATCATCGGGCAGATGGTCGAAAACGGCTATATCACCGAAGAAGACTCGGCGGCGGCCCGCGCGACGCCCTTGAACACGGTGCAAGGCGGCGAAATTCAGTCCTTCCGCGAAAGCCTGCCAGAGCGCGACTATTTTACCGACGAAATCCGCCGCCAACTGTCCTCGTCCTTTGGCGAGGAGGAATTTTTCTCGGGCGGTTTGTCGATCCGGGCGACGATTCAGCCGGACTTGCAGATCGTCGCCGCCCATGCCTTGCAGCGCGCGCTCGAGGATTTCGACCGCGCCGGGGGCGAATGGCGGGGCACGGGCATTCGGTTGGAGCCCGAGCAATTGGCCGATGAGGCATCGTGGCGCGCGGGGCTGGCCGAGGCCGATCTGCCGCGCGACATCACGCTGGACAATCCGTGGTATCCCGCCGTGGTGCTGGAGGTGACGCCGGATCGCGCCCGAGTCGGCATTGAAAGCATTGACGAAATCGGGCAGATCGACCGACCCGATATTGATTGGTTGCCCGGCTCGCTGTCGGACACGCTGGATGTGGGCGACGTGGTGCTCGTGCGGGCCGTGACCTCTGACACCGACGGCAGTTTCGTTCGCTGGTCGCTGCGTCAGGTGCCCGAGGTTCAGGGCGCGTTCATGGCGATGGACGTCAACACCGGGCGCGTGATCGCCATTCAAGGCGGCTTCAGCTATCAGGCCTCGGGCTTCAATCGGGCGACGCAAGCGATGCGCCAGCCGGGTTCGGCGTTCAAACCCTTCGTCTATGCCGCCGCCCTTGATTCCGGCTTCACGCCGGCCACCATCGTCATTGACGCCCCGATCGAGATCGACACTGGCGATGGTATCTGGCGGCCGCAGAATGCCAACCATGATTTCCTCGGGCCGACGCCGGTGCGCACCGGTATCGAGCAATCGCGCAACCTGATGACCATCCGCCTCGCGCAAGAGGTCGGCATGGAGGTTGTCGCGGGCTATGCCGAACGATTCGGCGTCTATGATCGCCTGCAACCGTTTCTGGCAAACTCGCTGGGTGCGCAGGAAACCACGCTGTACCGGGTGGTCGCGGCCTATGCGATGTTTGCCAATGGTGGCGAGCGCGTAGAACCGACGCTGGTGGACCGCGTGCAGGATCGCTGGGGGCGCACCGTCTATCGCCACGATCAGCGCCAATGCATCGAATGTTCGGAACCCGATCTGCCCGCCGGACAAGCCCCGTGGATCGCCAGCCAGCGGCAGCGCGTGATGGACCCGATCACCGCCTATCAACTGACCTCGATGCTGCAAGGCGTGGTCCAGCGCGGCACGGCCACGCGGGTGCGCCTGCCGGTGCCGGTGGCGGGCAAGACCGGCACCACCAACGATTCGCGCGATGTCTGGTTCGTGGGCTATACCTCGACCATCGTGGCGGGCTGCTACATCGGTTATGACCGCCCAAGGTCGCTGGGACGCCGGGCCTCGGGCGGCGGGACATGCGCGCCGGTGTTCACTGAATTCATGCGTGAGGCGATTGAAACATACGGCGGCGGCAGATTCGAGGTGCCCCCCGGTGGGCGGTTCATCCGCATCAACCGCTATACCGGAGAGCGCCTGTCTGACGACGCAACCGGCGAAGAAGTCGTGGCGGAATATTTCCGCGACGGCGAAGAGCCCGTGTTCGGCATCGACGCGTTGATCGACGGCGGGTTCGTCATGGGCGGCTCGATGCCGGTCTTTGCGCCCGACGCCGAAGACCCGCCCCTGTACACCGAGGACGGAACCCAGGTCGGCACCGAAACCACGGGCACGGGCGCGGTGATCTTGCTGCCCGACGGTGCCAGTTTCGGAACCCTCAGCGCGGGTGGCCTCTACTGA
- a CDS encoding hydroxymethylglutaryl-CoA lyase, producing the protein MSERVEIFEVGPRDGLQNEKRQIPTPEKIALVDLLSKAGFRRIEVASFVSPKWVPQMADSAQVLAGITRVAGVSYAALTPNMRGYEGAKAASADEIAVFASASEGFSKANLNCTIAESIERFLPIIEAARAEGIPVRGYISCVTDCPFDGPTPPAAVAALAARLDALGCYEISLGDTIGKATPDSLTAMLRAVLQVVPAARLAGHYHDTGGRACDNIEASLALGLRVFDAAVGGLGGCPYAPGAQGNVATEAAVARIESLGYETGLNREIIEKAADMARQMRKNA; encoded by the coding sequence ATGTCGGAACGAGTGGAAATCTTCGAGGTCGGGCCGCGCGACGGGCTGCAAAACGAAAAGCGCCAGATCCCGACGCCCGAAAAAATCGCGCTCGTGGATTTGCTGTCCAAGGCCGGGTTTCGCCGGATCGAGGTGGCCAGCTTCGTCAGCCCGAAATGGGTGCCGCAAATGGCCGATTCCGCGCAGGTTCTGGCCGGAATCACCCGCGTGGCCGGGGTCTCTTATGCTGCCTTGACGCCCAACATGCGCGGCTATGAAGGCGCAAAGGCCGCGAGTGCCGATGAGATCGCGGTGTTTGCCTCGGCCTCGGAAGGGTTTTCCAAGGCCAATCTGAACTGCACGATTGCCGAGTCGATCGAGCGTTTCCTGCCGATCATCGAGGCGGCGCGCGCCGAAGGCATTCCGGTGCGCGGCTATATCAGTTGCGTCACCGACTGCCCGTTCGATGGCCCGACGCCGCCCGCCGCGGTGGCGGCGCTGGCGGCACGGCTCGACGCCTTGGGCTGCTATGAGATCAGCCTTGGCGACACCATCGGCAAAGCCACGCCAGACTCCTTGACCGCCATGTTGAGGGCTGTGTTGCAGGTGGTGCCGGCTGCCAGATTGGCCGGGCATTACCACGACACCGGCGGGCGGGCTTGCGACAATATCGAGGCCTCGCTGGCGCTTGGATTGCGGGTGTTCGATGCGGCGGTTGGGGGTCTGGGGGGGTGCCCCTATGCGCCGGGCGCTCAGGGCAACGTTGCCACCGAGGCCGCTGTCGCCCGGATCGAATCCTTGGGCTATGAGACCGGATTGAACCGCGAAATTATCGAAAAAGCCGCCGACATGGCGCGCCAGATGAGGAAAAACGCATGA